A part of Peromyscus maniculatus bairdii isolate BWxNUB_F1_BW_parent chromosome 10, HU_Pman_BW_mat_3.1, whole genome shotgun sequence genomic DNA contains:
- the LOC102927190 gene encoding C1GALT1-specific chaperone 1-like: MLSECSSFLKGVMLGSTVFALITILGHIRLGRRNGMHDHEHHHLQAPNKEEILKMSEAERVELSNSFRVYCLVPVTPKDVSLWAAVKETWIKHCDAAEFFSSERVKVFESVAVNESDTWLMLRMAYIYAFNKYKDQYNWFFLAYPTTFAVIENLKYFLLGKDPSQPFYLGQTEIKGGLEYVRLEGGVVLSIESIKRLNHLLTVTQMCPEEERQIWKMTEEVLLALCLRNAGVFAENAEDDEGKNLFNTKTIGMFIKEAITDYPNDIVGGCCSDMAITFSRLTPDQMHVLMYGVYRLRAFGHIFSDALVFLPPNGSDND; this comes from the coding sequence atGCTTTCAGAATGCAGCTCATTTTTGAAGGGTGTGATGCTAGGAAGTACCGTGTTTGCCTTGATCACAATACTTGGACACATTAGACTAGGTCGCAGAAACGGAATGCACGACCATGAGCATCATCACCTGCAAGCTCCTAACAAAGAAGAAATCTTGAAAATGTCAGAAGCTGAACGCGTGGAACTCAGTAACAGCTTCCGGGTATACTGTCTCGTTCCTGTCACCCCCAAAGATGTGAGTCTGTGGGCCGCAGTGAAGGAGACTTGGATCAAACACTGTGATGCAGCAGAGTTCTTCAGTTCTGAACGTGTTAAAGTTTTTGAGTCTGTTGCTGTGAATGAGAGCGACACCTGGTTGATGTTGAGAATGGCTTACATATATGCCTTTAATAAATACAAGGACCAATATAATTGGTTCTTTCTCGCATATCCCACTACATTTGCTGTAATCGAAAACTTAAAGTATTTTTTGTTAGGAAAAGATCCATCACAACCTTTCTATCTAGGTCAAACTGAAATTAAAGGAGGCCTTGAATATGTGCGTCTTGAGGGAGGAGTTGTCTTAAGTATAGAGTCGATAAAAAGACTCAACCACCTTCTCACTGTCACTCAAATGTGTCCGGAAGAGGAAAGACAGATTTGGAAAATGACTGAAGAAGTGCTGCTTGCTCTCTGTCTGAGAAATGCAGGAGTGTTTGCAGAAAATGCTGAAGATGATGAaggaaaaaatttatttaataccAAAACTATTGGGATGTTTATTAAAGAAGCAATTACTGATTACCCGAATGATATAGTAGGTGGATGCTGTTCTGACATGGCCATTACTTTCAGTAGACTGACTCCTGATCAGATGCATGTGTTGATGTATGGGGTGTACCGTCTTAGGGCATTTGGACATATTTTCAGTGATGCTTTGGTTTTTTTACCCCCAAATGGTTCTGACAACGACTGA